CGGCATACGTCTCTCCGCTGTGTTGGCGCTGATCTCCTTCGTCGCCGTGGCAGCGACCTCGGTACTGCTCTTTACCACGAACAACTATGCATTGAAAACAGTGCCTATCCTTCTGAACATCCTCCTCACGTTCATCGCCATCATGGTGTATCGGGCGCTCACGGAAGAGAAGGACAAGCAGTTCCTCAAGCAGACGTTCTCAAGCTATCTCGCCCCCGAGCTCATCGACATCATGTACGAATCGAAACAGATGCCGAAACTCGGCGGTGAAAGCCGCGTGAACACCGCGTTCTTCACCGACATCCAGGGGTTCTCGACGTTCTCGGAAAAACTCACCGCCACGCAGGTGGTCGAGCTCCTCAACGAATACCTCGGCAGCATGACGGACATACTCCTCGCCGAACGCGGCACGCTCGATAAATACATCGGCGACGCCATCATCGGCATTTTCGGGGCACCCATGGCGCTCCCCGACCACGCCTTTCGCGCCTGCAAGGTCGCCATCGGCATGCAGGCGAATCTCGGGCGGCTGCGCGAGAAATGGGCCGCTGAGAAGGCGGATGCGTCGGAGCCCAACCGCAATTCGAAGAACTTGCCGACGGAAGAATGGGAGCCCGGCGCAAAGTGGCCGCGCATCGTCTGGGACATGCGCGTTCGCGTGGGCATCAATTCCGGAGAAATGGTCACCGGCAATATGGGTTCGACCATGCGCATGAATTACACGATGATGGGCGACACGGTCAACCTTGCGGCACGGCTCGAGGCCGGCGCCAAGCAGTTCGGCGTATTCACGCTCGTCGCTGAAGAGACGCTCAATATGTCATGGCAGGACGAAACGGGAACGCATGTCGTGAAAGACATGGTCGAATCGCGTTTCATCGACCGCATCACCGTCGTCGGCAAAAGCGCCCCGGTTGAAGTATACGAAGTCGTCGCGCTCAAGGGTGAATTGACGGCGGAGCAGCAGGAGCTCTTCACCCTGTTCGCGGAAGGCGTCAAGCACTACCAGAACACGGAATGGGACAAGGCACTTGCCATCTTCAAGAAAACGAAGGACATGGAGCTCTTCCCGAAGAATAAATTCACACCGACGAAGATGTACATCGAACGCTGCGAAGAATTCAAAGTGAGCCCGCCGGTGAAGCCGGGCGAGAAGTGGGACGGCGTTTTCCGTATGACGCAGAAACACTGAGGCAGCGCACAGCACATCATGGGAACGAAAAAAAAAGCGGATATTCTCCATATCACGGAGCCGGCAGGGGTCATGAACGAAACCGCCGTACTCCTGTCGTTCATGGGACATACGA
The window above is part of the Spirochaetota bacterium genome. Proteins encoded here:
- a CDS encoding adenylate/guanylate cyclase domain-containing protein; translated protein: GIRLSAVLALISFVAVAATSVLLFTTNNYALKTVPILLNILLTFIAIMVYRALTEEKDKQFLKQTFSSYLAPELIDIMYESKQMPKLGGESRVNTAFFTDIQGFSTFSEKLTATQVVELLNEYLGSMTDILLAERGTLDKYIGDAIIGIFGAPMALPDHAFRACKVAIGMQANLGRLREKWAAEKADASEPNRNSKNLPTEEWEPGAKWPRIVWDMRVRVGINSGEMVTGNMGSTMRMNYTMMGDTVNLAARLEAGAKQFGVFTLVAEETLNMSWQDETGTHVVKDMVESRFIDRITVVGKSAPVEVYEVVALKGELTAEQQELFTLFAEGVKHYQNTEWDKALAIFKKTKDMELFPKNKFTPTKMYIERCEEFKVSPPVKPGEKWDGVFRMTQKH